The following proteins are encoded in a genomic region of Dioscorea cayenensis subsp. rotundata cultivar TDr96_F1 chromosome 8, TDr96_F1_v2_PseudoChromosome.rev07_lg8_w22 25.fasta, whole genome shotgun sequence:
- the LOC120267893 gene encoding LOW QUALITY PROTEIN: UDP-arabinopyranose mutase 1-like (The sequence of the model RefSeq protein was modified relative to this genomic sequence to represent the inferred CDS: deleted 2 bases in 1 codon) yields the protein MAGGSIPSTPLLKDELDIVIPTIRNLDFLEMWRAFFQPYHLIIVQDGDPSRTIKVPEGFDYELYNRNDINRILGPKASCISFKDSACRCFGFMISKKKIFFTIDDDCFVAKDPSGKEINALEQHIKNLLTPSTPFFFNTLYDPYRDGADFVRGYPFSFREGAPTAVSHGLWLNIPDYDAPTQLVKPLERNTRYVDAVLTIPKGTLFPMCGMNLGFNRELIGPAMYFGLMGDGQPIGRYDDMWAGWCTKVICDHFGLGVKTGLPYIWHSKASNPFVNLKKEYNGIYWQEEIIPFFQNVVIPKECTTVQKCYLELAKQVKSKLTKVDPYFDKLADAMVTWIDAWDELNPSAALTINGSDKK from the exons ATGGCGGGTGGATCGATCCCAAGCACGCCGCTTCTCAAGGATGAGCTGGATATCGTCATCCCGACCATCCGAAACCTTGACTTCCTCGAGATGTGGAGGGCGTTCTTCCAGCCGTACCACCTCATCATCGTTCAGGATGGAGATCCGTCGAGGACCATCAAGGTTCCTGAGGGTTTCGACTACGAGCTCTACAACCGCAACGATATCAATCGGATCTTGGGGCCTAAAGCGTCCTGTATCTCGTTCAAGGACTCTGCTTGCCGGTGCTTTGGGTTTATGATTTCTAAGAAGAAA ATATTTTTCACCATTGATGACGATTGCTTC GTAGCAAAGGATCCGTCTGGCAAGGAGATCAATGCACTTGAGCAGCACATAAAGAACCTGCTCACCCCTTCGACCCCATTTTTCTTCAACACTCTGTATGATCCTTACCGAGACGGTGCTGATTTTGTCAGAGGCTATCCTTTCAGCTTCCGTGAAGGCGCTCCTACTGCTGTCTCTCATGGTCTGTGGCTGAACATCCCTGACTATGATGCTCCCACCCAGCTTGTTAAGCCTCTCGAAAGAAACACGAG GTATGTGGATGCAGTTCTTACAATACCGAAAGGAACATTGTTCCCAATGTGCGGAATGAATCTGGGTTTTAACCGTGAACTGATTGGCCCTGCAATGTACTTTGGCCTTATGGGTGATGGCCAGCCTATCGGACGCTACGATGATATGTGGGCAGGATGGTGCACAAAG GTTATCTGCGACCACTTCGGATTGGGAGTGAAGACCGGCTTGCCTTACATTTGGCACAGCAAAGCAAGCAACCCATTTGTGAACCTCAAGAAGGAATACAATGGCATTTACTGGCAAGAAGAGATCATCCCCTTCTTCCAAAATGTGGTTATCCCGAAAGAGTGCACCACTGTCCAGAAATGTTACCTCGAGCTCGCCAAACAAGTTAAGTCAAAGCTCACCAAGGTAGACCCCTACTTCGACAAGCTAGCCGATGCTATGGTTACTTGGATTGACGCCTGGGATGAGCTTAATCCTTCTGCTGCTCTAACAATCAATGGCTCTGATAAGAAGTAG
- the LOC120267545 gene encoding folate synthesis bifunctional protein, mitochondrial-like isoform X2 produces MKKSGIQITRHGCLYETEPAYVTDQPLFLNSAIRATTELGPHELLKLLKQIEKDLGRTKGIRYGPRPIDLDILFYGASEINSEDLTVPHERMWERPFVVAPLIDLLGSSIDTDTAASWHSLTKYNGGLFELWEKLGGESSIGKNGMRRVLPIGNSIWDWSKKTHVMGVLNVTPDSFSDGGKFHEVEAAVSQVKLLISEGADIIDIGAQSTRPFASKLSPNEEIQRLIPVLDAIVQIPEMEGKLLSVDTFYAEVASEAVKRGAHIVNDVSGGKLDPEILRVVAELGVPYVVMHMRGNPSTMQSDKNLHYDDVCKEVASELYDQVREAELSGIPLWRIIIDPGIGFSKKLEQNLEILMGLSSIRRELGRNSFAASHAPILLGPSRKRFLGEICGRSDPVERDPATIAAVTAGILGGANIIRVHNAKGSLDAAKVCDAILKQREKSLF; encoded by the coding sequence atgaagaaatCTGGCATTCAAATAACCAGACATGGTTGCTTGTACGAGACTGAGCCTGCTTATGTGACTGACCAGCCCTTATTTCTCAACTCTGCCATTAGAGCCACTACAGAGCTCGGACCGCATGAATTGCTAAAATTGCTCAAGCAAATCGAGAAGGATTTAGGTCGGACAAAGGGAATACGGTATGGTCCAAGACCAATTGACTTGGATATTTTGTTCTATGGGGCGTCAGAGATCAACTCTGAGGATCTTACCGTGCCTCATGAGCGTATGTGGGAGAGACCCTTTGTAGTGGCTCCTCTGATTGATTTGCTTGGATCATCCATTGACACTGATACTGCAGCAAGTTGGCATTCCTTGACTAAATACAATGGTGGTCTGTTTGAATTATGGGAAAAACTGGGTGGTGAATCATCAATTGGAAAGAATGGAATGAGAAGAGTTTTGCCCATAGGAAATAGTATATGGGACTGGTCAAAGAAAACCCATGTGATGGGTGTTCTCAATGTGACTCCTGATAGTTTCAGTGATGGTGGGAAATTTCACGAAGTGGAAGCTGCAGTTTCTCAGGTCAAGTTGTTAATCTCAGAAGGAGCAGACATTATCGATATCGGTGCCCAATCTACACGCCCATTTGCTAGTAAGCTCTCACCAAACGAAGAAATTCAGAGGTTGATTCCAGTGTTAGATGCAATTGTCCAAATTCCAGAGATGGAAGGGAAGCTGTTATCAGTAGACACCTTCTATGCTGAAGTTGCATCGGAAGCGGTGAAGAGAGGTGCGCATATTGTTAATGATGTCTCTGGCGGGAAGCTTGATCCTGAAATTCTTCGTGTAGTTGCAGAACTTGGGGTACCTTATGTTGTCATGCATATGAGAGGCAATCCAAGCACAATGCAATCtgacaaaaatttacattatgaTGATGTTTGCAAAGAGGTAGCTTCAGAATTATATGATCAGGTTAGAGAAGCAGAGCTGTCGGGGATACCCTTATGGAGGATCATCATTGACCCTGGCATTGGATTCTCTAAGAAATTAGAGCAGAACCTGGAAATTCTCATGGGTCTATCATCCATTCGAAGAGAGTTAGGAAGAAATAGTTTTGCTGCCTCACATGCACCTATATTGCTTGGGCCTTCCCGAAAGAGATTTTTGGGTGAGATTTGTGGTCGCAGTGATCCTGTTGAGAGAGATCCTGCAACCATAGCTGCTGTCACGGCAGGGATTCTCGGCGGTGCTAATATCATAAGGGTGCATAATGCCAAGGGTAGCCTGGATGCTGCAAAGGTCTGTGACGCGATACTTAAGCAAAGAGAAAAGAGTCTTTTTTGA
- the LOC120266346 gene encoding peptidyl-prolyl cis-trans isomerase E: MMNNAQVQKNTLYVGGLAEEVNEAILHSAFIPFGDIKDVKTPLDQATQKHRSFGFVTFLEREDAAAAMDNMDGAELYGRVLTVNYALPERIKGGEQGWAAQPIWADADTWFERQQQEEEMQRLQAEQRAAMQAAEELHRKKLAEEREGEKEEETDTKADPMALAEAKALEQSS; encoded by the exons atgATGAACAACGCGCAGGTGCAGAAGAACACGCTGTACGTGGGGGGATTGGCGGAGGAGGTGAACGAGGCCATACTGCACTCCGCCTTCATTCCCTTCGGGGACATCAAGGATGTGAAGACGCCGCTCGATCAGGCCACACAGAAGCACCGATCCTTCGGTTTTGTCACTTTCCTTGAGAGGGAGGACGCTGCCGCTGCTATGGATAATATGGATGGTGCTGAGCTCTATGGCCGTGTCCTCACCGTCAACTATGCTCTCCCAGAGCGCATCAAGGGTGGCGAGCAGGGTTGGGCCGCTCAGCCCA TATGGGCGGATGCTGACACATGGTTTGAGAGGCAGCAACAAGAAGAGGAGATGCAACGATTGCAGGCAGAACAAAGAGCTGCAATGCAAGCTGCAGAGGAATTGCATAGAAAGAAATTGGCTGAAGAACGAGAAggtgagaaagaagaagaaaccgACACAAAGGCTGATCCCATGGCATTGGCTGAAGCCAAGGCCTTGGAGCAAAGCAGTTAG
- the LOC120267764 gene encoding probable 6-phosphogluconolactonase 1: protein MAAVYDLKQRGQLTIFDSFDDLATDLAEYIAQLSEISVKERGCFTVALSGGSLISFLGKLYEAPYDKTVDWTKWYVLWADERAVSKSHPDSNYKLTKDNFLSKVPILNNHVYSINDNLTVEDAAMQYEFVIRQLVKARILNVSSINDCPKFDLILLSVGSNGSIASLFPHHPALEQSDDWITYITDASEPPPERITFTLPVINSASNVVVLATGEDKATAMHFAVDDSGEEFDASAVPACLVRPVDGKLVWFMDMLAASKLQLSG from the exons ATGGCTGCTGTCTATGATCTAAAGCAAAGAGGTCAATTGACAATCTTCGACAGCTTTGATGACCTTGCCACTGATTTAGCCGAGTACATCGCACAACTTTCAGAGATTTCAGTTAAAGAGAGAGGATGCTTCACTGTTGCTTTGTCTGGAGGATCTCTCATCAGTTTTCTTGG GAAATTGTATGAAGCTCCTTACGACAAGACAGTTGATTGGACAAAATGGTATGTTTTATGGGCCGATGAACGTGCAGTCTCCAAGAGCCATCCTGACAGCAACTACAAACTCACAAAGGATAACTTCCTTTCAAAG GTACCTATTCTAAACAACCATGTATACTCCATCAATGACAACCTGACAGTGGAGGATGCAGCAATGCAGTATGAATTCGTGATCCGCCAGCTTGTTAAAGCTCGTATACTCAATGTCTCAAGTATCAACGACTGCCCGAAATTTGATCTCATTCTTCTTTCTGTGGGATCGAATGGGAGTATAGCCTCATTGTTCCCGCACCACCCTGCTCTCGAGCAAAGTGATGATTGGATCACTTACATTACTGACGCATCAGAGCCGCCACCGGAGAGAATCACATTTACACTTCCAGTTATCAACTCGGCATCCAATGTGGTTGTGTTGGCGACCGGAGAAGACAAGGCGACGGCAATGCACTTCGCCGTTGATGATTCAGGCGAAGAATTCGATGCTTCTGCTGTGCCTGCATGCCTGGTTAGGCCTGTTGATGGGAAGTTGGTGTGGTTCATGGACATGTTAGCTGCCTCAAAGCTGCAGTTGAGTGGATGA
- the LOC120267545 gene encoding folate synthesis bifunctional protein, mitochondrial-like isoform X1 has protein sequence MGIFKHMLPIIKHGFQGFVLSHTSTELSLKPPLCPSYSAKIFSSCSLSSESSVKIHSLKQDQEVVIALGSNVGDRVGNINESLHLMKKSGIQITRHGCLYETEPAYVTDQPLFLNSAIRATTELGPHELLKLLKQIEKDLGRTKGIRYGPRPIDLDILFYGASEINSEDLTVPHERMWERPFVVAPLIDLLGSSIDTDTAASWHSLTKYNGGLFELWEKLGGESSIGKNGMRRVLPIGNSIWDWSKKTHVMGVLNVTPDSFSDGGKFHEVEAAVSQVKLLISEGADIIDIGAQSTRPFASKLSPNEEIQRLIPVLDAIVQIPEMEGKLLSVDTFYAEVASEAVKRGAHIVNDVSGGKLDPEILRVVAELGVPYVVMHMRGNPSTMQSDKNLHYDDVCKEVASELYDQVREAELSGIPLWRIIIDPGIGFSKKLEQNLEILMGLSSIRRELGRNSFAASHAPILLGPSRKRFLGEICGRSDPVERDPATIAAVTAGILGGANIIRVHNAKGSLDAAKVCDAILKQREKSLF, from the exons ATGGGAATTTTCAAGCACATGCTTCCCATTATCAAGCATGGTTTTCAAGGATTCGTGTTATCACATACGTCGACAG AACTATCTTTAAAGCCCCCTCTTTGTCCATCATATTCTGCAAAAATCTTTTCTTCCTGTAGTTTATCATCAGAATCCTCAGTAAAGATTCACTCATTAAAACAAGATCAAGAAGTGGTGATTGCTCTTGGGAGTAATGTGGGTGATAGAGTCGGCAACATCAATGAATCTCtgcatttgatgaagaaatCTGGCATTCAAATAACCAGACATGGTTGCTTGTACGAGACTGAGCCTGCTTATGTGACTGACCAGCCCTTATTTCTCAACTCTGCCATTAGAGCCACTACAGAGCTCGGACCGCATGAATTGCTAAAATTGCTCAAGCAAATCGAGAAGGATTTAGGTCGGACAAAGGGAATACGGTATGGTCCAAGACCAATTGACTTGGATATTTTGTTCTATGGGGCGTCAGAGATCAACTCTGAGGATCTTACCGTGCCTCATGAGCGTATGTGGGAGAGACCCTTTGTAGTGGCTCCTCTGATTGATTTGCTTGGATCATCCATTGACACTGATACTGCAGCAAGTTGGCATTCCTTGACTAAATACAATGGTGGTCTGTTTGAATTATGGGAAAAACTGGGTGGTGAATCATCAATTGGAAAGAATGGAATGAGAAGAGTTTTGCCCATAGGAAATAGTATATGGGACTGGTCAAAGAAAACCCATGTGATGGGTGTTCTCAATGTGACTCCTGATAGTTTCAGTGATGGTGGGAAATTTCACGAAGTGGAAGCTGCAGTTTCTCAGGTCAAGTTGTTAATCTCAGAAGGAGCAGACATTATCGATATCGGTGCCCAATCTACACGCCCATTTGCTAGTAAGCTCTCACCAAACGAAGAAATTCAGAGGTTGATTCCAGTGTTAGATGCAATTGTCCAAATTCCAGAGATGGAAGGGAAGCTGTTATCAGTAGACACCTTCTATGCTGAAGTTGCATCGGAAGCGGTGAAGAGAGGTGCGCATATTGTTAATGATGTCTCTGGCGGGAAGCTTGATCCTGAAATTCTTCGTGTAGTTGCAGAACTTGGGGTACCTTATGTTGTCATGCATATGAGAGGCAATCCAAGCACAATGCAATCtgacaaaaatttacattatgaTGATGTTTGCAAAGAGGTAGCTTCAGAATTATATGATCAGGTTAGAGAAGCAGAGCTGTCGGGGATACCCTTATGGAGGATCATCATTGACCCTGGCATTGGATTCTCTAAGAAATTAGAGCAGAACCTGGAAATTCTCATGGGTCTATCATCCATTCGAAGAGAGTTAGGAAGAAATAGTTTTGCTGCCTCACATGCACCTATATTGCTTGGGCCTTCCCGAAAGAGATTTTTGGGTGAGATTTGTGGTCGCAGTGATCCTGTTGAGAGAGATCCTGCAACCATAGCTGCTGTCACGGCAGGGATTCTCGGCGGTGCTAATATCATAAGGGTGCATAATGCCAAGGGTAGCCTGGATGCTGCAAAGGTCTGTGACGCGATACTTAAGCAAAGAGAAAAGAGTCTTTTTTGA